The DNA region acatttgcataatggtaggcattaaaacatgagtgttgtttttgttgtgttaataagataacatgagtgttttaatgcctaattatgtatagtcgcgtacataactttatctacatccatgtatgtatgggcgcgggtttatcgtcccatagaaaaattgaatttcgcgcgtttttatactctcataatttgcttgaccgtctatctacccaaattcattcaggcaggttaggtactgcacttacatttacatactcacatgaaattcgacacgcgtattgagaatctgttatacttagaccgacatgtcggaaaactgtgcaattctgacaataataattaaataaccttttttgcgtcgataaatatatataatttaatgtatgataggaaatcGTTGCTCCGCGCTCGCCAGCCGGGCGTACCGCTTCTCTGTAGACTAGAAGCCTGTTCCCACACTATGATACACTAAACGTAGAAGAATATTATAAATACTCACTTCTCCTCGAGAACGGGATATGGTCATCCTCAATATAAGACCTCGAGCTCGACAGCCTGAAGTATGTCTGCTCAGCGCTGCCCTTAAGTATATCCAGCCAGCTGATCCAACTCAGCCAATCGTTGCTCCGCGCTCGCCAGCCGCACGTACCACTTCTCTGTAGACTAGAAGCCTATTCCCACACTATTATACACTAAACGTAATAGAAGAATATTATAAATACTCACTTCTCCTCGAGAACGGGATACGGTCATCCTCAATATAAGACCTCGAGTTCGACAGCCTGAAGTATGTCTGGCTCAGCGCTGCCCTTAGTATATCCAGCCAGCTGATCCAACTCAGCCAATCGTTGCTCCGCGCTCGCCAGCCGCACTTACCACTTCTCTGTAGACTAGAAGCCTATTCCCACACTATTATACACTAAACGTAGAAGAATAAATACTCACTTCTCCTCAAGAATGGGATATGGTCATCCTCAACATAAGACCGCGAGCTCGACAGCCTGAAGTATGTCTGATCAGCGCTACCCTTCGTATATCCAGCCAGCTGGTCCAACCCAGCCAATCGTCGCTCCGCGCTCGCCAGCCGCACGTACCACTTCTCTGTAGATTGGAAGTAGCTGTAGAACACTGGGTCTGGAGCGCCTAGCAGGTCTAGGAGCACTAGGACGTCCtgggaacaaaataatattGGAAAGGATGTTTTCCCCTcagtagctcggaaacacgtggtttatcctttaataccagcgggtaaaaacgcattttatccactagtgggtaaagtaatttgaccttgaatatagtcaaagtaaccgctttaaaattgataaaagtaggtgaatctagtaatgaagatgatttaccacctgtggaactactggaagcagtgataaacgcatttttgcgttgtagtttcctcgctatagtgaggggaaaagttttgtgttacactcgggtgcaaatgtattttacttctcgtgtgttgaaaaactcgcaagttcaagattctattctcgaaccactcgctttcacttgctcgtttttcaattccacactcggcgttaaaatacaactttgcccccttgtgtcAAATAACTTATTCTTGACATAATTTTACGCAACTTACTACAGTTTTGTGTGTGTTTttgataaatatgtaaaaagagaTAGTGCCATGCATTAGAAAAGGACATTACGATAAGACCCTTAACCGCTGTCGAACTTCTGAAGTGTCTTTTCTGtacgtaatagttatttgttttacaagggggcaaattgatacccgagcaagcgaaagattcagtagcgagtagttcaaaaagtggaatcttgagcgttgcgggggtttcaagacacgaaggttaaacaaactttgccacagaGTGAAACtcaaaatttttcaccagaccaacacgaacaaaatactgacatataaaacatcaaactaaatcaaatccatcaatcaattcaatatttatgattcaaaatcataatttataggtaaattctaccagccagcttaagacatcaagttaaaatttgtatgaaattactttacactcactcttgtggataaaatgcaattttgctatctgttttcgaataccAAAGTAAGTCtgtaccagttggtgtggtgaaaatactattatttattgtgtTATATTGAAGGAAAATCAACTTGGTATTATTTACGTCTAACTatggtaattataattatacacacTACTTCAAGGCTAACGATCATTTAGGGGAAAGCACGTCAGTGAATGTTCAGGTAAATTTATCTTAATTAAGTACACAATAGTAATTTAAAATGGCGATAGAACACTAATTTACCAATCACACGTGATATGTGGAAAACATTATTATAAGAAAACAATTGAGGATGCCTGCACATTCCCGATAATAATATACCATATTGTAATTGTAACAATGAATGACAGAACaaaacaaaatttcaaaatagtACAAGTTTGTCGGTATGTTTGGGTGCAACCGGCGtctaaaggaggtcaaaaaagacttTTGGCtcgggtaacaatttgaggcgaagtcgaaaattgttaatacagatgccaaaagtattttttgactcagttaaacaccgttgcatgcaatactttttctacgaccatgcacttagtttttaatagttttctagaataactttcgtgaaattcacactgtttcctgtattttgacgcaaaggtttgcactgtcagcgcagctgcccaaaaccatcccgcgcacgcgcgcggtatcgttataacaagcgcgttgccatggttacatgGTTAGGCAAACAATGCATTTCAAAATTTTTCGTTGAAAGCTGgtggacgctggctttggggaatagacttttatgtagggttttaaagatctatgcacgaccctgtaaatgacgaataacagatcgggagtagaaaaaatgtaAAACAGTTGAGGGTAAagtaaatgaaaacattataTGACTAAATTAGAAAGTTAAAGACATGTCTTGATTTTTCTATTTAGTTGGTTAACTGACCAATATTGGAACTACCCGAAAaagtacaaattatttgttacgttcttttaaatacctaaaagtacagagtgTAAGTAGacgcgataaattaaaacacgaccgaaatcGTTTAAAACGACTCGAGTTGAGAATTACCTTTTCGCAAGTGTATTTTATAGCGTTTTACAAGCACATACCTATGGCCCTTTAAATGTTCAATACCTATGGGGTAAGTAACGCACTAGTGCTCAAAGTACCTAAATTGAAATGTTTAGTAGTCGTTAAAATTGAAATTAaggaattttaattatttaaggaTCCTTAAAATTCACTGCCGCTTGTCTGATATTTGCCTCCAGCGAATCCTTTATTACTTTGGACACGGCCAGACGGGAGCCGGAAAACCTTGAGAAACGCATTATGGTTGGCATGGTGGATGGAGGACGGGGGAGTGGCCATCCACCAACCCGCTGGGTGCGTTAAGAAGGCCTGCCATggattaacactggccacaggcgcctattattaggactgcagaagaccgtgaTCAATGGAGAGCTTTAGTGCGCAAAATAACGACCTCAAATGGTCACGatcgcgaccctcagccatgaggaaccgaggaagagGAAGATTATTTAAGGGGCGGGAGTAAGACCATTATTTtttagtattattattttttaaagtagaGAAGCTAACGTAGAAATGTTATTTCTAAAGGACATCAGTTTGGACGTGGTACGAACGAAGGTACATTACTATAAACActgttttatatgtatgtataacaaAGAGGATACAAACTGAATGCTAATCAATTTGTATTGTTTGGACGCATACGCAAGTGTTTCAAGGCTAGAAAAAAAATGGACAGAGAATTAAATCGATGTACCTGCAAAGAATAGAGACAAACATCTTAAAAAACTATATCACGTAATATAGTGTGGCCCTGGCCTAATATTTATATGCTAATATTTCTGTTATAAAAACTGGTACCATTTATACTCTGTAGCATggctaaggcccacttgcaccaaccacttaactgaGGCCTCAGGGTTAGtcggctgtcatctgtcaaattccatacaaaattgtaACAACTTACCatcagacttatattgaccgggatatagaccgtgattacctttttgatttttgtcgagctcccgatatttcgacgcaacTTACCATCCTCTGCAAATGATTAGCACCATCCTTATAAGACATTGCCTGCCACTTCTTGGCCAAATGCCGGGCCCCATAGATGGAGTCCTTGGGTCCCCACTCCCGGAATGCCTCCTCTCcgtcaaagaatatgaacataAGGCTCAATTTAGACTGCTTCAGGTTCTGAAGCTTCGGGCCCATCACTTTGGCTAGATTTATCATCATGGCACATGGTACTGCTGAATCTGTGGCACCTGTTGGTATTTGATTTTAAGATTAACAATTGTTGCAATATGTCTATGATAGTAAGGCCTGGGGGcagatttttgagtctcacgcgttcgaattcagaaaattgtcactgaaaataataggcaattcaccgttttcaaccggtattttagtgacagtgagactcaaaaatcggccccctgatttAGAtgacgtgcgaactcgcatgtgattttagttacattgcatTTTAGTTACTTGAGGTTACATACGATTTTGCAccgccatcaaataccgcaatataataaaactcgtatgcgagtttgcGAGTACtggtaccgtctaaatgggttCTAAGAATAAGAAGTGACTTGCATAATTAGCAATAATGAAACATaggaaataaaaattatatgtaggtaataaaacttttttattttaaagaaaacCTAATCTGCTATCTACCCACAAATTTTATAAGTGAGAAGATCACTTTGTCTACATGTTATACATTATTCTAAAATAAACTACTGAAATAGTGTgaatataagtaataataagACAAAAAACTAAACTTACCAACAAACACATGTTCCCTAGTATATTTACTATCATAATGGCATGCCAGCACTAAATATCTGTCCGCATTTGGATTCAATGTGGCGATTATGTTCTTAAACCGCAATGTGCCAAAATCTGGTGCAGTATCATCAAATGCATCTTCTGTCACATTCCAACCTAAACCAGTCATCTCTGTCTTGATGAACTGGTTCACTATGCTGTGGTTGGGTGTCGCAACCACTCTAGGGATCATGATTTTGTTCAGGACTCTTCTAAAATGTGTCATGTCTGACATGGCAGCTATGTTTCTGATGTCTTGGTCTATTAATTCCTGAGCTTCATGGTAGTtctacaaaacaaagaaagagATACATcctcaaataaaattaaaaatttatttaCTTCTGAGTGAAaagttataataatttaaattaataggGTAAAATTTTGTGGATTATAATTTTTTGCCATATAAATGTTACCTAAATCTGaatatatttttgaacaatAATAATAGCTGTTTTTTGCAATAacgttactttaaaataaaaataaataaataataaataaatattataggacattcttacacagattgactgaggcccacggtaagctcaagaaggcttgtgttgtgggtactcagacaacgatatatataatatataaatacttagatacatagaaaacatccatgactcaggaacaaatatctgtgctcatcacacaaataaatacccgtaccgggattcgaacccgggaccgcggcgcagcaggcagggtcactaccgactgcaccagaccggtcgccaGAAACTTTAACAGCAAcaataatgaaaaaataatgtacatttGAAGTACATTGGTAGTTAGTATCTAAACTTTTTAGCAAACAATGCCTGCAGAAATTAAAAGCAACAGGTCATTGAACACGTCTCGGATATTAGAGTGGCGAAAGCAAAGGTCAAATTACCGTAAAACTTCACATTTCCTTATGCTACTCTGACCTTGTGAACTCTTATGTCAAACTTAACGAATTAAAAAAGTTATCAATCAAATACTAATCAAACTTACCTTTTCCTGATAAAATTTGAGAGCTTTGTTGGCATTATTGGTATTAACTACGCTAAAACACAATACCGCGGATGCGATATACATGAAAAATCGCGACATGTTGACTGGATTTCGGGCGGGTATTTATACGTGTGAAACTGATTGCACTACCGATTCTACCGAACATATGCCACAAAATCACCGCCAGTCAACCGCCCTCTGTGACATTCACTCACTCACTCCCTAAAACTACACTACAAGCCTCATTCAAACCTCCGGCCCTCCTCTACCTTTCGTCCTCCCAACCCTCCTCATCGGATCAAACGTCAAATTTAGTAATACCAGTTACTAAATTTAAAAACTACCATTTCGTAATTTAATttcaccaaagacatatgtaactctatatagacggataaaatctaagaaataaacgtacctcaaagccctagagaaaaaggtacggtggtctagatggcgttacacctttggggaacgctcggctagatggcgctgatattaaaatttgtcattttaagacatatcaagctaactttagctatatttttttaacaatatgggccaaattgtcaaaactgaggttataaagttttaagcttgtgtcgagagatggcagtctatgcacagtgattacacattttattttgacagtaactctctataatactcgatcctctttgatttcaCTAATTATCACGTACAGCTTTGCAAAAAGAGTAGGGGCGCCACCCTCTATGTAAAATGCTTTGCATGTGGCATAatctattgagtcacttttgtatgataacagtaagtgttgctatgataaaaaaatagttccctttctactctttttttgccaggctgtatgtAAGAATTGTAAATTTAGCGCTCACCGTTATTACGGGAACACACAGGGGGCGAAAGGTATGCGTCCCCCATGCGGCTATTTCCTTCACATTTAACTCAGCGTGAAACTTAGAGGGTGCGCACACGGGCGGCAAAGTGTGCAAGCAGGTGTCTACCAGCAAGTATGCCCActccaaagacctttacaggggacagctcaatcacattttttgccatacgaaattaaaccttattactgaaacagaaagtcgatcgtatcagactagcgaaaacggtccacatgagagggcattgtttgggctggtgtccctctcgcacgtgttgccagtgttaatgaggttcccatattagtagtatttttatctgtatattacctgactttataacttcttattttattttaatgttatattcaaactagggtttcgatacatttcaaaaaatttgaaaataattataatgtgattattttgatgcctgtaaatcaaagatttgtataattaaaaa from Leguminivora glycinivorella isolate SPB_JAAS2020 chromosome 14, LegGlyc_1.1, whole genome shotgun sequence includes:
- the LOC125233223 gene encoding glutaminyl-peptide cyclotransferase — its product is MSRFFMYIASAVLCFSVVNTNNANKALKFYQEKNYHEAQELIDQDIRNIAAMSDMTHFRRVLNKIMIPRVVATPNHSIVNQFIKTEMTGLGWNVTEDAFDDTAPDFGTLRFKNIIATLNPNADRYLVLACHYDSKYTREHVFVGATDSAVPCAMMINLAKVMGPKLQNLKQSKLSLMFIFFDGEEAFREWGPKDSIYGARHLAKKWQAMSYKDGANHLQRMDVLVLLDLLGAPDPVFYSYFQSTEKWYVRLASAERRLAGLDQLAGYTKGSADQTYFRLSSSRSYVEDDHIPFLRRNVDCLHIIPSPFPDVWHTEADNGSALDYNTIENLNKIMRVFVTEYLHTQA